GGGCGTGTTGGGGGCATGTCGTGAATGTATCAGCTTTGAAATAATTGCCGGAAAGGCCCGCCTAATGGCGGTTGGTCAGGATTTACCGATCATCGGATCCCGCAACGGCGCCGCTTGCGCTACAATCCGCGCCGATTTCGACTTGCCTGAGAGCCCATTCCAATGTCCGTCTGCCAGACTCCTATTATCGTCGCCCTGGATTATCCCACCCGTGACGCCGCACTGAAGCTGGCTGACCAGTTGGACCCCGCGCTTTGCCGGGTCAAGGTCGGCAAGGAACTGTTCACCAGTTGCGCCGCGGAAATCGTCGGCACCCTGCGTGACAAAGGCTTCGAGGTGTTCCTCGACCTGAAATTCCACGATATCCCCAACACCACCGCCATGGCGGTCAAGGCCGCCGCCGAAATGGGCGTGTGGATGGTCAACGTGCACTGCTCCGGTGGCCTGCGCATGATGGCCGCGTGCCGCGAAGTGCTGGAACAGCGCAGCGGACCCAAGCCCTTGCTGATCGGCGTGACCGTGCTGACCAGCATGGAACGCGAAGACCTGGCCGCTATCGGCCTGGACATCGAGCCGCAGGAGCAGGTCTTGCGCCTGGCCGCCCTGGCCCAGAAAGCCGGCCTCGACGGTCTGGTGTGCTCGGCCCTGGAAGCCCAGGCCCTGAAGACCGCCCACCCATCGCTGCAACTGGTTACCCCAGGGATTCGTCCGGCGGGCAGCGCCCAGGATGACCAACGCCGTATCCTGACTCCGCGCCAAGCGTTGGATGCAGGTTCCGACTACCTGGTGATCGGCCGTCCGATCAGCCAGGCGGCGGATCCGGCCAAGGCGTTGGCGGCGGTAGTCGCCGAGATCGCCTGATTCCTGAGTCGAATGCAGTAAAAAAGTGGGAGGGGGCTTGCCCCCGATGGCCATAGGTATCTATACAACTCTTAAAGGTTGACACAGAACTCTGTGGTGAGCGGGGCAAGCCCGCTCACCACAGAAGCCTAATTGCCATAGATTCAGCATCCATTGGAAGTTGTGTAGATACCCATGCCCCGATGGCAGTGGGGTCAGCTATGGATTTATCAACTGACACACCCTCATCGGGGGCAAGCTCCCTCCCACATTTTGTTCCGCTGTGTGTCAGCTAACTTTCAACACCAACTTCCCAAAGTTCTCGCCGTTGAACAACTTCATCAGCGTCTCCGGGAACGTCTCCAGCCCCTCGACAATATCCTCCTTGCTCTTGAGCTTGCCCTGGGCCATCCAGCCGGCCATTTCCTGCCCGGCGGCGGCGAAGTTTGCGGCGTGATCCATCACCACAAAGCCTTCCATCCGCGCGCGATTGACCAGCAGTGACAAGTAGTTGGCCGGGCCTTTCACCGCTTCCTTGTTGTTGTACTGGCTGATGGCGCCGCAAATCACCACCCGCGCTTTCAGCGCCAGGCGGCTGAGCACTGCGTCAAGAATGTCGCCGCCGACGTTATCGAAATACACATCCACGCCCTTGGGGCACTCGCGCTTGAGGGCGGCGGGCACGTCTTCGCTCTTGTAGTCGATGGCAGCGTCGAAGCCCAGCTCATCCACCAGGAATTTGCACTTGTCGGCGCCGCCGGCAATGCCCACCACGCGGCAGTCTTTGAGCTTGGCGATCTGCCCGGCAATGCTGCCCACCGCGCCGGCTGCGCCGGAAATCACCACGGTTTCGCCGGCCTTGGGCGCACCGACGTCCAGCAGTGCGAAGTAGGCGGTCATGCCGGTCATGCCCAGGGCCGACAGGTAGCGTGGCAGCGGCGCTAACTTGGGGTCGACCTTATAGAAGCCGCGCGGCTCACCGAGGAAATAATCCTGCACGCCGAGGGCGCCATTCACGTAATCCCCGACGGCGAATTTCGGATTGTTCGAGGCAATCACCTTGCCCACACCCAATGCACGCATGACTTCACCGATACCCACCGGCGGGATGTAGGACTTGCCCTCATTCATCCAGCCACGCATGGCCGGGTCGAGGGACAGGTATTCATTGCGTACCAGCACCTGCCCGTCCTGTGGCGTGCCCACCGGCACTTCCTGATAGGTGAAGGTCTCCCGCGTGGCCGCGCCGACCGGGCGTTTGGCGAGCAGGAATTGGCGGTTGGTCTGGGCGGTCATGGCAGCGACTCTTTAGAAGTGGAGCATGAGTGATAGACCTTGAACGGCCTGGGGGCAAGGTCGGCCGCGGGTGCGAATGCCGGTCGATAGGCGCCATTGATAGTCAGCCGGGCGGTGTTATCACTATGACTCATGCAGCACTCACTGGCCGTTTGATAGTGCTGACACGCCCGCCTCGACGTTGGCTAGACTCGGCCCACGGCTATTTCTTCCAAAGGACGCTTTCCATGAGCATGACGTTTTCCGGCCAGGTTGCCCTGGTGACCGGCGCTGCCGCCGGTATTGGCCGCGCCACCGCGCTGGCGTTCGCCGCCGAAGGTTTGAAGGTCGTGGTTGCCGACCTGGATGTGGCCGGTGGTGAGGGCACGGTGGCACTGATCCACCAGGCTGGCGGCGAGGCGCTGTTTGTGCGCTGCAACGTCACCCAAGAGGCAGATGTGCAGCAGTTGATGGCGCAGACGCTCAGTGCCTATGGCCGTTTGGACTACGCCTTTAATAACGCCGGCATCGAGATCGAGAAAGGCAAACTGGCCGACGGTAGCCTGGATGAGTTCGACGCGATCATGGGCGTCAACGTCAAGGGCGTGTGGCTGTGCATGAAGCACCAGTTACCGCTGCTGCTGGCCCAGGGCGGCGGGGCCATCGTCAACACCGCGTCGGTGGCGGGGTTGGGCGCGGCGCCGAAGATGAGCATCTATGCGGCCTCCAAGCATGCGGTGATCGGCCTGACCAAGTCGGCGGCCATTGAATACGCCAAGAAGAAAATCCGCGTCAATGCCGTGTGCCCTGCGGTGATCGATACCGACATGTTCCGCCGTGCCTATGAGGCCGACCCGCGCAAGGCCGAGTTCGCCGCCGCCATGCACCCGGTAGGGCGTATCGGCAAGGTTGAGGAGATCGCCAGCGCAGTGCTTTACCTTTGCAGTGATGGCGCGGCGTTCACGACTGGCCAGGCGTTGGCGGTGGACGGTGGCGCAACAGCGATTTAGGACCTTGCACCGCACTCTGATCGAAAACGTCTGGGGGGGCGTGGGGGTTTTCCGTAGCGGGCAAGATGCCATGAGTGAATATGTGTCAGTAGGTAAATAACCCAATCAAATCAATATTTTAATAAATTTTCGCATCCGGTCGTTCCCTGCTTGTGTGCTTAACTCTGCGCGTTGAAATCAGACAGTTGAAGTGAGTGGCTCATGGATTTAGGGATTGATCGACAAGCCCACGTACCGGTTGTGCAGCAAATCGTCAGCGCCGTGGTGCAGTGGATTCGCGAGAGTGGGGTGAGCCCCGGAACACGCTTGCCATCCATTCGCCAACTGGCGCTTGATAACCTGCTCAGCCAATCCAGTGTGATCGAAGCATACGAGCGGATGGTCGCCCAGGGTTTGCTGGCTCCTCGTCAAGGCCCGGGATTTGTGGTGGCCCAGCCGACGACTTCCCACGAATGCAATTGGTATGAGGGCGCGGAACGCGAGTGGGGCGTCTTTGCCGATAACCCGTTGGGCGAGTTGAAGCTGGGCTGCGGCTGGTTGCCGGATGCTTGGCGCGAAAGTGATGACATCAGCTACGCCATTCGTGAAGTCACCCGCACCGACACCGCCGGTCTGTTCAATTACAGCACCCCATTGGGGTTGCCCGCGTTACGCGAGCAACTGCTCAAGCGCTTGACGCAGATCCGCATCGACACCCGCCTGGATCAGATAATGACTACCGCCGGCGCCAGCCATGCCCAGGACTTGCTCATCCGCACGTTGCTCAAGGCCGGCGACAGCGTGGTGGTCGAAACCCCGGGGTATGGCAGCCTCTACCGGCAACTGGCGTTTCATGGCGTCCAGTTGCTGGAAGTGCCGCGCACCCGAGGCGGCCCGGACATTCCGGCGCTGGAAGCGCTATTGCTTGCGCATCGTCCCAAATGCCTGTTCATCCAGAGCCTGTATCACAACCCCACCGGCACCAGTCTGTGCCGCACGGTGGCCGAGCGTTTGCTGGAGCTGGCGCACCGCGAGAACTTCCTGATCATTGAGGAAGACGTCTACGGTGATCTGCAGCATGCCAGTTGCGTGAGGCTTTCGGCGTTGCCCCATGATGATCGGGTGATCTATGTCGCAAGTTTCTCCAAGACGCTGAGCAGTGCCTTGCGCGTGGGGTATCTGTGTGCAAGTAAGGCGATCATCACACAGCTGGCAAGCCTCAAGACATTGACTGGATTCGGCACGTCGCGGTTTGCCGAAGCAGTGGTGGCAACGTTACTGGCCAACGGCACCTATCGTAAGTGGGTGCAGCGCCTGCGCAAGCGACTGGGCACTGAGATGACGGCAACCTTGCAAGTGCTGGAGGACGAAGAGTGGGAGGTGTTCGCAGCGCCCGCCGGTGGCATGTTCCTGTGGGCGCGGCCGGGGGCGGCTCCCTCTACGTTGTTGCAGGCGTACGCCCGGCAGTTGGAGGTGTTGGTGTCGCCAGGGCAATTGTTCAGTCCAAGTGGGGAGCACAGCGAGTGGCTGCGCATCAATGTGGCCTATGCGGCTGATCCGCGAGCCTTGGCGTTGTTCCGGGCCATGGGGCCTGCCAGATCGACCTCGACCATTCTGAAAGCGACGAGTATGTAGCTTTTTGCCATTATTGCGGCGCCAACGCCTTGTGCTCGGGGCCTTGTCGTTGCGACTCTCGCTACTTGGCAATCGGGCTTGATGGCATCTGCCATTGCAAGAGGGTTCAAGTACAATGATTTCGGGCGTGCAACGACGTTTCGCCAACCTCGGTATGGCGAAAAAACTGGGCTTGGGTTTCACCCTGGTACTGCTGCTGACGGCCTTGGTCGCGGCCATTGGCGTGTGGTCCCTGCAAACCGTTGGCCAGCGTTTCGAGGGGCTCAAGGCCATGTCGTCGCTTAACAGCGGCTTGCTCAAGGTGCGCCTGATCGAGCAGGACTATGCGCTGCATGCCGATCCCAAGGCAGTCGACGCCCTGCACGAGAGCGTCGAGGCCTTGGCGGCCCAGGCGGCGAGCCTCAAGGCCCGGTCTGCGGCGAATGTGCCGGCGATGACCGATGTCGAACAGGCTCTGGCGGCCTATCGCAAGGCGTTCGATGAGTTTGTCGAGCTGACCCAGACCAAAGACCTGGCCCTGGAAATGGCCAGTTGGTCAGTGTCCAGCGTGGCCAATAACCTGGACGTATTGCAGGCCGGGTTGGCGGACGACGGCGCCTATGGCCTCAAGGAAAGCCAGGGCAGGGAGGGCGCCGAGTTTATCGAGCAGGCGGGTCAGGTCAGCCAAGTCTCACGCTTGATGCTGCAGGCCATGAACGAGGCCCATGTGCGCCTGGACCAAAGCCGCAAGGCCGATGCGGACGACGCCGAGCAAGGCAAGATCGAGCAGGCCGACCAGGCCCTGGCCCAGGTCGAGCAACTGAAAACCTCGGTCAAGGAC
The genomic region above belongs to Pseudomonas sp. S35 and contains:
- a CDS encoding NADP-dependent oxidoreductase translates to MTAQTNRQFLLAKRPVGAATRETFTYQEVPVGTPQDGQVLVRNEYLSLDPAMRGWMNEGKSYIPPVGIGEVMRALGVGKVIASNNPKFAVGDYVNGALGVQDYFLGEPRGFYKVDPKLAPLPRYLSALGMTGMTAYFALLDVGAPKAGETVVISGAAGAVGSIAGQIAKLKDCRVVGIAGGADKCKFLVDELGFDAAIDYKSEDVPAALKRECPKGVDVYFDNVGGDILDAVLSRLALKARVVICGAISQYNNKEAVKGPANYLSLLVNRARMEGFVVMDHAANFAAAGQEMAGWMAQGKLKSKEDIVEGLETFPETLMKLFNGENFGKLVLKVS
- the pyrF gene encoding orotidine-5'-phosphate decarboxylase — its product is MSVCQTPIIVALDYPTRDAALKLADQLDPALCRVKVGKELFTSCAAEIVGTLRDKGFEVFLDLKFHDIPNTTAMAVKAAAEMGVWMVNVHCSGGLRMMAACREVLEQRSGPKPLLIGVTVLTSMEREDLAAIGLDIEPQEQVLRLAALAQKAGLDGLVCSALEAQALKTAHPSLQLVTPGIRPAGSAQDDQRRILTPRQALDAGSDYLVIGRPISQAADPAKALAAVVAEIA
- a CDS encoding SDR family oxidoreductase, with the translated sequence MSMTFSGQVALVTGAAAGIGRATALAFAAEGLKVVVADLDVAGGEGTVALIHQAGGEALFVRCNVTQEADVQQLMAQTLSAYGRLDYAFNNAGIEIEKGKLADGSLDEFDAIMGVNVKGVWLCMKHQLPLLLAQGGGAIVNTASVAGLGAAPKMSIYAASKHAVIGLTKSAAIEYAKKKIRVNAVCPAVIDTDMFRRAYEADPRKAEFAAAMHPVGRIGKVEEIASAVLYLCSDGAAFTTGQALAVDGGATAI
- a CDS encoding PLP-dependent aminotransferase family protein gives rise to the protein MDLGIDRQAHVPVVQQIVSAVVQWIRESGVSPGTRLPSIRQLALDNLLSQSSVIEAYERMVAQGLLAPRQGPGFVVAQPTTSHECNWYEGAEREWGVFADNPLGELKLGCGWLPDAWRESDDISYAIREVTRTDTAGLFNYSTPLGLPALREQLLKRLTQIRIDTRLDQIMTTAGASHAQDLLIRTLLKAGDSVVVETPGYGSLYRQLAFHGVQLLEVPRTRGGPDIPALEALLLAHRPKCLFIQSLYHNPTGTSLCRTVAERLLELAHRENFLIIEEDVYGDLQHASCVRLSALPHDDRVIYVASFSKTLSSALRVGYLCASKAIITQLASLKTLTGFGTSRFAEAVVATLLANGTYRKWVQRLRKRLGTEMTATLQVLEDEEWEVFAAPAGGMFLWARPGAAPSTLLQAYARQLEVLVSPGQLFSPSGEHSEWLRINVAYAADPRALALFRAMGPARSTSTILKATSM